In the genome of candidate division WOR-3 bacterium, the window ATAAAACCTTTGTTATCGCAGAAGTCAACGTGGACTTCCCATGATCTACATGTCCAATCGTCCCAACATTTAAATGCGGCTTCGTCCTATCAAACTTGCCCTTCGCCATTATATACCTCCTTAATATTTTATTTTTACCTTAAAATTAATTTCTCTCCCAATTCTCTTTTAGCCCACGAGCGGATTTGAACCGCCGACCTCATCCTTACCAAGGATGCGCTCTACCCTCTGAGCTACATGGGCACAAAGCGGGAGACGGGATTCGAACCCGCGACAAACGGCTTGGAAGGCCGTTACTCTACCAGCTGAGCTACTCCCGCTTTTTTGGGGAGGGGCGGATTCGAACCACCGAAGGCTTATGCCAACGGATTTACAGTCCGTCCCCTTTGGCCGCTCGGGAACCTCCCCATTAATTCCTTTCACTTTTTAGCTGGTGGAGGGAATCGAACCCCCGACAGGCTGATTACAAATCAGCTACTCTACCTCTGAGTTACACCAGCATAAAAACAAAGAACAATACCTCTCTTTTACCCTTATGAGAGGATTTTCTTTATCCTTCAAATCTTACTCTTCCTTTGGAGCAGAGCGGATTCGAACCGCCGACCTCCTCCTTGCGAAAGAGGCGCTCTTCCAATTGAGCTACTGCCCGAATGTTAATATAATGCAATATTTCTTATTGTCAACCCCCTTTTTTCAAAAAATTTTTATAAAAATATAGAGTTTCCAATCCTAAATGGTTTACACATCCAATTTATATTAAAGTCATTTTTCATCATTTTCTTAAGGGCCGACTCCGTGGAAGAGACAAATCCACCTTTATCTCCAGAAGTTTATCACTATCAAGAACAAACCGAGGTTCGGAACTCTTATCCTTCCTTTTTAAGTTCTTTCTCACTCTATTTTTCTCACTCTATTAAAGAAAAACAGGTATCTGTTGATTTCACAAAAAATGCTCTTTTCCTTTATTATTCCTTTCTCGTTTTACATAAGCCATCTTTACGAAAATATTTCGCTCGGCTCTCTTTAATTTTCACACTTCTCTAAAGTGTAAACCATCTCCTTTTAAATTTAACAATTATAAAAATAATCACTCTTGACATTTCCGAAAGAGCTTGTATATTTTTAGAAAATAAAGGGCCTATAGCTCAGTCGGTTAGAGCGTTCGCCTGATAAGCGAAAGGTGAGTGGTTCGAATCCACTTAGGCCCATTTTGGGGGTGTAGCTCAACTGGTAGAGCACCTGCCTTGCACGCAGGAGGTCAGCGGTTCGAGCCCGCTCACCTCCATAATTAATTATAATTTTATGGATCCTATTATAAAAATTGTAATTCTTTCTCTTCTCCCTATATCTGAGCTAAGAGGGAGTATTCCATTAGGACTCTCTTCTGGAATTCCAATTTATGTTGTCTTTCCCATAAGTGTTGCTTCCAACATTCTTGTTTTCCCAATCTTCTATTTATTTCTCTCTTCCATTCACAATTTGTTAATGAAAATAAATTTATATAGAAAAACATTCAATTTCTTCCTTGAAAGAACAAGAAAAAACCTTAGCCCAAAAATAGAGAAATACGGATATATTGGATTAACTCTCTTTGTAGCCATTCCCTTACCTGTTACGGGTGCATACACTGGAACTCTTGGTGCGTGGTTTTTTAAAATGCAAAAAAGAAAATCTTTTCTTTCAATAATTGTAGGAGTGTTTATCGCAGGAATAATTGTAAGTCTGGTTTCAATCTTTGGAATTCAAATGTTTGATATTTTTATCAAAAAATAAATTCTACTCAACTTGGAGGCCTGCGTTTATAGAGAGTTCGAGAGTTTTATAATCTGGATTAGAAGAAACTTCATATTTCCCATTTCCATCAAAGAAAATTGGCCCTCTTTTAAAATA includes:
- a CDS encoding small multi-drug export protein; the encoded protein is MDPIIKIVILSLLPISELRGSIPLGLSSGIPIYVVFPISVASNILVFPIFYLFLSSIHNLLMKINLYRKTFNFFLERTRKNLSPKIEKYGYIGLTLFVAIPLPVTGAYTGTLGAWFFKMQKRKSFLSIIVGVFIAGIIVSLVSIFGIQMFDIFIKK
- a CDS encoding GTP-binding protein codes for the protein MAKGKFDRTKPHLNVGTIGHVDHGKSTLTSAITKVL